Proteins from a single region of Noviherbaspirillum saxi:
- a CDS encoding 4Fe-4S dicluster domain-containing protein: MQVNEIAGKIKAAGVVGSGGAGFPTHVKFASKAEIFLVNGAECEPMLKVDQQLMAKYPRELIRGIELGMTATGAREGVICLKAKYKAAIAALEPLLPSSMRIHILKDVYPAGDEVITIWMATGRRVPPGAIPISIGVVVNNPLTLINVARAVDQDMPVITRTLTVSGAVRKPLTVTVPIGTSMAEVLAMAGGVTIDNPAYLDGGPMMGKLVNDINQPVTKTTGGLLVFPADHILIRRRTTSMEQIRRVAETNCVQCNLCTELCPRHMIGHELPPHLLVRSSNFNDVGTPLVRLAALTCSECAICEAYACPVDISPMRLNIAYKAELRAEGARYVGDLRPLDVLAEDRLIPSIRLVHRNAITRYVQDAPLIEDGWLPEKVSLPLRQHIGAAATPVVREGDYVHRGQLIAQMEEGALGASIHASMDGEVSTVTAQSITISGKKAK; the protein is encoded by the coding sequence ATGCAAGTCAACGAGATTGCCGGAAAGATCAAGGCGGCGGGCGTGGTGGGATCCGGCGGAGCCGGATTTCCGACGCACGTGAAGTTCGCCAGCAAGGCAGAAATTTTTCTGGTCAACGGCGCCGAGTGCGAGCCGATGCTGAAGGTGGACCAGCAATTGATGGCGAAGTATCCGCGCGAGCTGATCCGCGGGATCGAACTGGGCATGACGGCCACTGGCGCCAGGGAAGGCGTGATCTGCCTCAAGGCCAAGTACAAGGCGGCGATCGCGGCGCTGGAACCGCTGCTGCCGTCCAGCATGCGCATCCACATTCTCAAGGATGTCTATCCGGCCGGCGATGAAGTCATCACCATCTGGATGGCCACCGGCAGGCGGGTGCCGCCGGGCGCGATCCCGATCAGCATTGGCGTGGTGGTCAACAACCCGCTCACGCTGATCAATGTCGCGCGCGCGGTGGACCAGGACATGCCGGTGATTACCCGCACGCTCACGGTCAGCGGCGCGGTGCGCAAGCCGCTGACCGTGACGGTGCCGATCGGCACGTCGATGGCGGAAGTGCTGGCCATGGCGGGCGGCGTCACCATTGACAATCCGGCCTACTTGGATGGCGGGCCGATGATGGGCAAGCTGGTCAACGACATCAACCAGCCGGTGACCAAGACCACCGGCGGCTTGCTGGTGTTCCCGGCCGACCATATCCTGATCAGGCGCCGTACCACCAGCATGGAACAGATTCGCCGGGTGGCAGAAACCAATTGCGTGCAATGCAACTTGTGCACCGAGCTATGCCCGCGCCACATGATCGGCCACGAACTGCCTCCGCACCTGTTGGTCCGCTCGAGCAATTTCAACGATGTCGGTACGCCGCTGGTACGGCTGGCCGCGCTGACCTGTTCCGAATGCGCGATCTGCGAAGCCTATGCCTGTCCGGTCGACATTTCCCCGATGCGCCTGAACATCGCGTACAAGGCCGAGCTCCGCGCCGAAGGCGCGCGTTACGTTGGTGATCTTCGTCCGCTCGATGTGCTGGCAGAGGATCGGTTGATTCCGTCGATACGACTCGTTCATCGCAATGCCATTACCCGATACGTCCAGGACGCGCCGCTGATTGAGGACGGCTGGCTGCCGGAAAAAGTGAGTTTGCCCTTGCGTCAGCATATCGGTGCTGCCGCTACGCCGGTCGTGCGTGAGGGCGACTACGTACACCGGGGCCAGTTGATCGCACAGATGGAAGAGGGGGCGTTGGGTGCATCGATTCACGCCAGCATGGACGGTGAAGTCAGCACGGTGACTGCGCAGTCCATCACGATTTCAGGAAAGAAGGCGAAGTAA
- a CDS encoding BMC domain-containing protein: protein MHSIGLIETSSIAKGIEVGDAMAKTANVTILAAKTICPGKYIVMIGGEVAAVDAAVARGEAVGGATLVDKFVIANIHSSILPAISGVTSVDHMSALGILETYSVAAMVDSADAAVKAADVSCLRLHLAFGIGGKCYGLFTGDVAAVEAAVKVGAELAGSKGMLVQYVVIPRPHAEMVNHLL from the coding sequence ATGCATTCCATTGGATTAATAGAAACGAGCAGTATCGCAAAAGGTATCGAGGTCGGCGACGCCATGGCCAAGACGGCCAACGTCACCATCCTCGCCGCGAAAACGATTTGCCCCGGTAAATACATTGTAATGATTGGCGGCGAAGTCGCCGCCGTGGATGCGGCGGTTGCGCGGGGCGAAGCAGTGGGCGGAGCAACGCTGGTTGATAAGTTCGTCATCGCTAACATCCATTCATCGATTTTACCCGCCATCAGCGGCGTGACCTCGGTCGACCATATGAGCGCGCTCGGGATTCTTGAAACGTATTCGGTCGCCGCCATGGTCGATTCGGCCGATGCGGCGGTCAAGGCGGCCGATGTGTCCTGCCTGCGCCTGCATCTCGCATTCGGTATCGGTGGCAAGTGCTACGGCCTGTTCACCGGCGACGTCGCTGCGGTCGAGGCAGCGGTCAAGGTCGGCGCGGAGCTGGCCGGCAGCAAGGGAATGCTGGTCCAGTACGTCGTGATTCCGCGGCCGCATGCGGAAATGGTCAATCACCTGCTGTGA